From Aspergillus fumigatus Af293 chromosome 3, whole genome shotgun sequence, a single genomic window includes:
- a CDS encoding allantoicase, translating into MTSSEKVTYVPAGEIDKVFAHTTNLASSGLNTKILACSDEFFAAASNLLTPTPPINRPGVFVHTGAWYDGWETRRHNPEPYDWVVIKLGVASGAIQGVEVDTGFFHGNYGEKAELQGTYAPVDSGVTDEQIADPSFNGWTTILPPQPCGPSQRRAWKLNDYDPSNPKPYTHVRLLMYPDGGFARLRLYGHAIPPPAPEHINSAEAPIEELSSALLGGLALSASNQHYTPISNLILPGRGKDMGDGWETARSRIPGYTDWAIFQLGLPGSVAKIVVDTKDFRGNFPRAVRVHGLLEGSVAAGEVPAHDHPDWIPLLSGDKFCKADTEHVYEGAELAAGGEDTRTFTHMKLTLIPDGGVKRFRIFGQKGDDAAIENGSDSGGRILSPGAMGITKYCIEERRRKNASKSGSQTVLIIARVAGKFQPITQIS; encoded by the exons ATGACGTCCTCCGAGAAGGTCACCTATGTCCCCGCTGGGGAGATCGATAAGGTCTTCGCGCACACCACGAACCTGGCCTCGTCGGGTCTGAATACCAAAATCCTTGCCTGCTCCGACGAGTTCTTCGCCGCAGCCTCGAATCTGCTCACCCCGACTCCTCCCATCAACCGTCCCGGTGTCTTCGTGCACACCGGCGCCTGGTACGATGGCTGGGAGACTCGCCGGCACAACCCTGAACCCTACGACTGGGTCGTGATCAAGCTGGGTGTTGCCAGCGGCGCCATCCAAGGCGTCGAAGTGGACACAGGTTTCTTCCATGGCAACTATGGCGAGAAGGCCGAGCTGCAGGGAACCTACGCCCCCGTCGACAGCGGCGTCACAGACGAACAGATCGCCGATCCCAGCTTCAACGGCTGGACCACTATTCTACCCCCTCAGCCCTGCGGACCGTCGCAGCGTCGCGCCTGGAAACTCAACGACTACGACCCCTCCAACCCCAAGCCCTACACCCATGTCCGTCTGCTGATGTACCCCGATGGCGGGTTCGCCCGTCTCCGTCTCTACGGCCATGCGATCCCTCCCCCGGCTCCCGAGCACATCAACTCCGCTGAAGCCCCCATCGAGGAACTCTCCTCCGCGCTCCTGGGCGGTCTGGCCCTGTCGGCATCCAATCAGCACTACACGCCCATCTCTAACCTGATACTTCCCGGCCGGGGCAAGGACATGGGCGACGGCTGGGAGACCGCGCGGTCGCGCATCCCAGGCTACACTGACTGggccatcttccagctgggTCTGCCCGGCTCGGTTGCCAAGATTGTCGTCGACACCAAGGATTTCCGCGGTAACTTCCCCCGCGCCGTGCGGGTGCACGGCCTGCTCGAGGGCAGCGTGGCGGCCGGTGAGGTGCCAGCGCATGATCATCCGGATTGGATCCCCCTGCTTAGCGGCGACAAGTTCTGCAAGGCCGATACTGAGCACGTGTACGAGGGTGCTGAACTCGCTGCTGGTGGCGAGGACACCCGCACCTTCACACACATGAAGTTGACGCTGATCCCCGATGGTGGTGTCAAGCGATTCCGTATCTTCGGCC aaaagggtgATGATGCAGCAATTGAGAATGGCTCAGACTCGGGTGGAAGGATTCTTTCCCCAGGAGCCATGGGCATCACAAAATACTGCATCGAAGAGAGAAGGCGGAAGAATGCAAGCAAGAGTGGTAGCCAGACAGTTTTGATAATCGCCCGTGTGGCAGGCAAATTCCAACCCATAACGCAAATATCGTGA